The genomic DNA AATAAACTTTCATTGCTTCCGCTATATGCGCCAAGACCTATTGAAGAGCTTTTTTGAAGCAAAATAGCGATAGTTAAAATTACAGCTAATATAAATTGTAAGGCTAGAAATATTGAACTCACGAGTATCCTTTTATTTTGTTTATTAACTCGTGATTATATCAAAATAAGATAAAAATTTAGTTAAAGCTTAGCGCCGCCAAGAAGCAGCGCTATTTTATTTTATTCGTTTTTATTAAATATGCCAAGAAGTTGCAATAATGATATAAATAAATTTAATATATCAAGATATAACGCAACAGCTGCCAAAACAGGACTATCATATCCGCCACGTATTATCATCTGAGTATCATACAGTATATATGCGCTAAAAAGTATAGCTCCGATCGCCGCTACAACTGTCGCTAAAAGAGCACTTTGGAAAAATAAATTTAGTAAGCTTGCTACAACTATAACTATCAAAGTTATAAATAGCATTTTTCCCATAGCTGAGAAATCTTTTTTTGTATTAAATGCAAAAACAGTCAAACCGCCAAAAGCAACAGCAGTCATTAGAAACGCTTGAGTTATGATATTTCCCATTCCTGCACCGATATATGTATTTAATACAGGACCCAAAGTAAGACCGCTAACAAACGTAAAACCAAATAGCATAACTAATGCCAAACTTGGATTTTTCTTTGAAAACATAAGCCCAAATAGAAGTGCAAACTCCACTATAAGCAGCATCCAGCTAAAAGTTTTTATATAATCTACGCCGATATAAGCTCCGGCTGTTGCAGCTACCAAAGACGCAGTAAGAAGCTGATAAGTTTGTTTTACAAAAGTGGCTCTAGCACTTTGCAAACCCGCTTCTTCATAATTCGCTTGCTCTTTGGCGTAATTTCTATCATAAAGACTCATTAATTATCTCCTTTTTTTGAATTTATATGAGTGTATCAAAAAATATTTAATATAAGATAAATTTTATATTAAATATATTATTTAAGTTTTAGAGTATAAATATTTTTTAAGCTATATTTTTAAATTTTCAAAAAATTAAATTTAATTCATCAAACTTTATTCATAATCTTAAAATATCTCTTTATTTATGTTCATTAAATTTCAATAGTGAAATAGGATAAAATTATAATTTAACTTTGATATATTGAAGATATTTTTTAAATTTAAAAAAGTATAAATTTAGTGGCCGGGAGAAAGGGATTCGAACCCCTGGAGGCTTTCACCTCAACGGTTTTCAAGACCGCCGCTTTCGACCACTCAGCCATCTCCCGAATTAACATTAATCTGAAGTTTTTTCTTCTACCCAGTCAGCGCTTTGATTGACCTTTTTCTTTGACCATTGATAAGCACTATTAGAGTCTTCTTTTATACCATGCCAAGTGCTTGAACAGCCTAAAAATGCAGTAATTATAAGCGTCATAACAAAGTAACGCACAATTAACTCCTATTTTATCATGGAGGCGACACCCAGATTCGAACTGGGGGTAAAAGCTTTGCAGGCTTCTGCCTTACCACTTGGCCATGTCGCCATGCAAACAAATACTAAATTTGGTGGTGCCCAGAGCCGGACTTGAACCGGCACGGAAAAAATATCCGAGGGATTTTAAGTCCCTTGTGTCTACCATTCCACCACCTGGGCTAAATAAAAATGGAGCGGGAAACGAGATTCGAACTCGCGACCCCAACCTTGGCAAGGTTATGCTCTACCCCTGAGCTATTCCCGCAAAATTTTTAAGAGTTGAAATAATATCAAAACAAAGCTTAAAATTTTATTTGATAAAATTAGAAAAATATTAAATTTCAAAAAAATATAAGTAAAAAGTTGGTAATATTCCAAAACACGAATTATTCGTGTACATTTACTTAGGGGTTATAGCTCAGCTGGGAGAGCGCTTGAATGGCATTCAAGAGGTCGGCGGTTCGATCCCGCTTAACTCCACCATTTTTAAATTTAAATAATCCAAAATATCTTACTTTAGTATAAAAAATCATATAAAGTTTAAAAACAATAGCTTAAGCAAATATTTAGTTTAGTGTAACAAATATATATTTATTTCATATTAATTTATAAATTTATAAAAAATTTAAATTTTATTTAAATAAATTAGAATAATATATATTTAAGAAAATAATAAAGGAATATTATGAAAAAAAGCGATAAAATGGTTATAATCGCATTGTGTACATTTTTAAATAGCTATATTTTTGCACTTGAACCAAATTTTGAAAAAGATTTAGATATTATAAATACAAAATCTGCTTATGAGCAAGGCATAACCGGGCAAGATGTATTTATAGGCATATTTGATGATGATTTTAGGTTAGAACATAGTAGTTTAAATGATCAAATACTAGAAGCTCTTACTTTTAGTGATCAAACTAAAGCAAATTATTGGAATTATAATTCACACGGTTCCCAAGTAGCCGCAATCGCTCTAGGAGCTTTTAATAATCCCATTATGCATGGAGTTGCTTATAACGCAAAAGGTTATGGAATGCAAGCTCCTGCCTCGCTTGATGCATTTAATCACATTAAGGAAAATTTAGATGCGGAGTATAAGTTTTTCGGAGATCCAAATAAAAATATTAAAATTATAAATAACTCATTTGGAGATTTTGTATTTCCTATTTTGCATATCGACGCTACTGAAGATTTTTATGAATTAACGCAAGATGAAGTCGAGGATTATATAATCGAAGCTATGGATCAAACAAATGCAAACTCATCTATAATCAGACTGTCGAAAGAAAAGCAAATTTTAAATATTTTTGCTGCTGGAAACTCAGGCATATCTTCTCCATCCACTTTGGCTTCTTTGCCTCATTACGATCAAGATCTCAATGCTTGGCTAGCTGTCGGAGCTATAGATTCGTCTAAAGTAACGAAGTTGGGCGATGAGGGATTTGATATGAGCAAACCTTTTGCATTTACGGATTTTAGTAACGCTTTTAAAGGAACGGCTTATTTTTCTATATTAACTCCTGGTGAATATATCTGGTCTGCCGATAGCGCCACTACAAATGGTTTCGTACCAGAACAAGGCACATCTATGGCCGCTCCTTTTGCAACTGGAGCGGCGGCTTTAGTATCTCAAAAGTTTCCTTTTTTAAACGGCAAACAGATAGGAGATCTGCTGCTTAGCACTGCAAACAGCAATATAAAACTGCCAAAAATGGTTTTAAAAAATATCACAAACAATAAAAGTAAAAAACTATTTGTAAGCTTAATTTACGTAGATAATGCAATTCCTACTATGGCAGACGGTTCTCTTGATTGGACACAGATAAATAAAGATAGGATAGAAGCGGGTTATACAGATGAGGAGATTGCAAAATTTTATACGCAGTACTTCAAAAAATACTCTATCAAAACAACAGACAAACAAATTCAAAAATATATCGCTGAACAAATAGATTTTATTAGTGATATAAATAATATTCAAGTATCTTCTATAACCAAAGAAGAACTTATAGGTCAAGGTATCTTGGATATCAAAAAAGCCATGAACGGACTAGCGCTTTTAGACGCAAATAGACTTACTCTAAATGATATTTTAAATTATGGAAATGAACAAGCACTTTATTACACTATAGACACAAATGGATATAACGCTACTTTTGCAAACGATATAGCCCAAAGAAAATATAATCCGCTATGGCACTATAAAGGCGGAGAATATAGTATGCATGATCTAAACGTAGGATTTATAAAAGACGGTGGCGGTATTTTAACTCTTAGCGCAGATGCTTTTTTTGAAGGAAATACTATAGTAAGAAACGGGGGACTAAAGCTGTTTAGAACAGGCAATAAAGGCGGAGAGATTAAAAATAGTAATGTTTTTGTAGAGCAAGCCGGTACATTAAGCGGAAATGGAATTATCCAAAAAAATCTGTACAATCAAGGCATAGTTCGACCAGGAAATGAAGATTTAAGCGATTTAATCATAAATGGAACATATACTCAAAACGGAGAAAATGCATCACTTCAGATAGACGTTGCAAATTTAGCTAAAAACAACTCTAAATTAATAGCTAATAACTATGATATCAAAAACTCAAAGCTTGTGTTTATACCTCTTACGGATACATTTTATGAAAAAAATACAAAAATAAAACTAGATTTAGGAAATTTAAAAAATCATTTAAATTCATTTAGCACTATAGAGTTAGAAAAATCCTTAACTTTGGATTTTGATATATCTCAAGACAAAGAAAGTATTGTATTTAAAGGAGTTAAAAACGGAGCTTATGATATAAAAAACTCGGGCATCGGAGCAAGTTTAAGAGATATTCGCTATAAGCTAAATGATCCAAATTTAAATAAACAAAATCTCTATAAAGATTTTTTTAAAAACTTAGATACAAGCAAAGATATAAGCAGTATACAAAACACGGTAAAAAGTATAGATAATCAAAGCTATCTATCAAATATCTCGGCTTTAATAGAAGATCAAGCAAAAATTACACAAAATTATACTATTTTTGCTATAAATAACAATTTATCAAACACGCTCTTTGCGCCGAACAACGACTATGCTCAGAACAAAGAATATTTTTGGTATGCGGCTCCAAATTACAAAAAAACAGATGCGGATGAGTATAAAGGACGCAAAATAGGAACTGATTTTGGTTTTGGAACTAGCATGAGCGACAATGGACAAATTTCATTAAATTTAGGAGCAAGCAATACAAAAAATAAATTTAACGAATCTAATTACGAAACAGATAGTATAAATGCGGGTATAAACTATATTTATGATTTTCAAAATTTTAAAGTGCTAAGCGCGGCTGCTTTAGGATACGGCAAAAACACGTTAGATCTAAGCTCAAATCCGATTCTTAGCAGCAGCTCGAAATCAAATTATAACCATTTTATAGCAGGAGCTATGATGGGCTTAGCAAAAGATTTTGAATTTAATAATATCATTTTAACTCCGATTAGCTACGTGAATTATAACTATATTTATCAAGAAGGATTTGATATAAATAGCAATATTTTTGCTAGAAAAGTTGATAGCATCTCTCATCATACAACCAGTATAAATGCTGGACTAAACTTAGCTTATTTAAATAAAAATCAAAACATAACTACAAAGCTATCGAGTTACGCTATTTATGAGTATCGTTTAAGTGGAAAAGATATCAAAAACTCATCTAAATTTATAGATTTTAGTTCTAACGGTTTTACTCAAAAATATGAATTAAGTGAACATTTACTCACTATAGGAGCAAATTTAGAAATGCTATATCCAAACGACGTTTTTATAAGATTTAGCACAGCAGCAAATATACAACAAGATGCAAAAAGCCTAAATTTGACGGCAACAATAGGAAAAATGTTTTAACCAGATATTAAATACCGGTTACGTAATCGGTATTTAATCTTAAAATCAAACCGCACTCACCTCATCAATGGCTCGCAGTGCGTTTAAACTCCTTGGGTAGTAGATATAAGAAATTAACGAAGTTACGACATCTATAAGAATTTCCCTTGTGTTTCTTAAATTTATATTTCTGCTGCGTGAGCTTTTATCTATAGCCTCACCAAAAAACGCTCTTTGTATAGCTAAACTTTTTTCCTTCTCTGTCGCTTATAGTCGTTGTAGATGCATTTTTTAAAGGAAACTTAATGCCATCATTTCTAAAAACCTCATTACAAGCATGTATAAAATCATCTATTTTTACAAAACCGACATAAAGAGTACTTTGATATAGAATTTATTTTATCTCATTTGGCGATACGCCGTTTTCAAAGCCACATTAACAACTCTTTTGTACTCTCTAAGTCCGCCGCTTGCTATCAAACAGCCAAGCCAAAACATAATTCTAGTTTTATCGTCTATTTTTAAATACAAAAATATATCTCCGAATGCAAAATTTAGATGATTTTCTATAAACTCAGAGTCTGTTTTTGAAAACGGATTAGTACTTCAGAAGAATTTATTATAATTTTTATTTGAGCTATCGCTCAAATTATCCACCTTTTTTCAGTATTTTACTCTTTTGAATCTGCCGCACTAGAGATTATTGCTAAAGCTCTCAAATCAACTGCTGTATTAGCAAAAAATTTCTACGATTTTGCATTTTAATCCTCTTTTGCCTGTTTTATTAGTCTTTCATACTTCTCATCGCTCACGTGTTCCATCCAAATCACGTTTTTGCCATCTCTTTCTCTGGTAAAAGCTATATGAGCTGCTTTTGTATCAAATCCAGTGCCGTGAAAATGTTTGATATCAGGAGGACAAAGCACAACATTTCCTTTATTTGCCGCGCAGTTCTAGATCTAGGCGAAAACTCCGCCAAAAGGGCGACAAGTATCGCTTTGAAAAAGCATACTAACGCTAACTTCACCTGTAAAGTACCCGCTGCCTCCTTTAACTCCTGATGTTACTATACTTTGGGTAGAAGCGGTGAAAGCACTAGCGCCGACTAAAATCGTACAGAATTTTATAAATTTTTTAAACATATATTTTATTCTCCTTGGAATTTATTTGAT from Campylobacter fetus subsp. fetus includes the following:
- a CDS encoding Bax inhibitor-1/YccA family protein, producing MSLYDRNYAKEQANYEEAGLQSARATFVKQTYQLLTASLVAATAGAYIGVDYIKTFSWMLLIVEFALLFGLMFSKKNPSLALVMLFGFTFVSGLTLGPVLNTYIGAGMGNIITQAFLMTAVAFGGLTVFAFNTKKDFSAMGKMLFITLIVIVVASLLNLFFQSALLATVVAAIGAILFSAYILYDTQMIIRGGYDSPVLAAVALYLDILNLFISLLQLLGIFNKNE
- a CDS encoding S8 family peptidase codes for the protein MKKSDKMVIIALCTFLNSYIFALEPNFEKDLDIINTKSAYEQGITGQDVFIGIFDDDFRLEHSSLNDQILEALTFSDQTKANYWNYNSHGSQVAAIALGAFNNPIMHGVAYNAKGYGMQAPASLDAFNHIKENLDAEYKFFGDPNKNIKIINNSFGDFVFPILHIDATEDFYELTQDEVEDYIIEAMDQTNANSSIIRLSKEKQILNIFAAGNSGISSPSTLASLPHYDQDLNAWLAVGAIDSSKVTKLGDEGFDMSKPFAFTDFSNAFKGTAYFSILTPGEYIWSADSATTNGFVPEQGTSMAAPFATGAAALVSQKFPFLNGKQIGDLLLSTANSNIKLPKMVLKNITNNKSKKLFVSLIYVDNAIPTMADGSLDWTQINKDRIEAGYTDEEIAKFYTQYFKKYSIKTTDKQIQKYIAEQIDFISDINNIQVSSITKEELIGQGILDIKKAMNGLALLDANRLTLNDILNYGNEQALYYTIDTNGYNATFANDIAQRKYNPLWHYKGGEYSMHDLNVGFIKDGGGILTLSADAFFEGNTIVRNGGLKLFRTGNKGGEIKNSNVFVEQAGTLSGNGIIQKNLYNQGIVRPGNEDLSDLIINGTYTQNGENASLQIDVANLAKNNSKLIANNYDIKNSKLVFIPLTDTFYEKNTKIKLDLGNLKNHLNSFSTIELEKSLTLDFDISQDKESIVFKGVKNGAYDIKNSGIGASLRDIRYKLNDPNLNKQNLYKDFFKNLDTSKDISSIQNTVKSIDNQSYLSNISALIEDQAKITQNYTIFAINNNLSNTLFAPNNDYAQNKEYFWYAAPNYKKTDADEYKGRKIGTDFGFGTSMSDNGQISLNLGASNTKNKFNESNYETDSINAGINYIYDFQNFKVLSAAALGYGKNTLDLSSNPILSSSSKSNYNHFIAGAMMGLAKDFEFNNIILTPISYVNYNYIYQEGFDINSNIFARKVDSISHHTTSINAGLNLAYLNKNQNITTKLSSYAIYEYRLSGKDIKNSSKFIDFSSNGFTQKYELSEHLLTIGANLEMLYPNDVFIRFSTAANIQQDAKSLNLTATIGKMF